In a single window of the Streptacidiphilus sp. P02-A3a genome:
- a CDS encoding phosphocholine-specific phospholipase C, whose protein sequence is MSSFSRRGFIGAAAAITGAAAVGTGAQSAEAAETGAVPNAASAAAKTSSAKLHGDLRDIKRVVILMQENRSFDHYFGSLRGVRGFADRSTIKLPGGLSVFQQPTSAPGQPVTATQYPWHLSAAPATAYPAGQQPPSSEVGAQNSHGTDHSWASQHGAWYGGLMNAWYYAKGGPQTLGYLNRSDLPFHYALADAYTIGDAYHCSVLSATGPNRTYHWSGTIDAQKKYSGFTAYDGGDELGENLLWQSYAETLQTAGVSWKVYQGTDNYGDNALQYFKNFAQYDPSQGGTAAPGNVLYDNGVATVPEPNDYETGNADNLALAIKKDVLAGTLPKVSWVVTNQQYSEHPDGAPTDGAYYVHQVLQALNADPDVFNSTLVIINFDENDGGFDHVPPPVPAPGETDEFVSGTDLTSYGLTAPAPVGLGFRVPLLLISPWTRGGWVTSEVSDHTSVLQFLEKWTGAFGKPAISPNISSWRRRVCGDLTDAFDFSKPVYGLPHLPDLAPIGEPQSYSPPVTTNALPTQEPGVKRARALPYQPNANLVGFTTGGGSATADLAFSNNSPHARKASHFSVYNNLAGTPSLTEYPAKFPGQYTVDPTHSRANPTVAGIAPVGAAEGDTAYDVTVTGPNRFLRHFTGDIDAAGRTAQVEARYVGDDRGSKPKLVLTLTNDGDHPVTFTVVSNQYLDQRPASYRVAAHGRTTHTVDPLHRSEGWYDLSVTLSTDSSWSRHYVGHLEDGSDSVTG, encoded by the coding sequence ATGTCCAGTTTTTCCCGCCGCGGGTTCATCGGAGCGGCAGCCGCGATCACCGGCGCCGCCGCAGTCGGGACCGGAGCGCAGTCCGCTGAGGCCGCGGAGACCGGCGCGGTCCCGAACGCCGCCTCAGCCGCCGCGAAGACCTCGTCCGCCAAGCTCCACGGGGACCTTCGGGACATCAAGCGGGTGGTGATCCTCATGCAGGAGAACCGCAGCTTCGACCACTACTTCGGTTCGCTGCGCGGCGTCCGGGGCTTCGCGGACCGCTCCACGATCAAGCTGCCCGGCGGCCTGTCCGTGTTCCAGCAGCCCACCTCGGCCCCCGGCCAGCCGGTCACCGCGACGCAGTACCCGTGGCACCTGAGCGCCGCGCCGGCCACGGCCTACCCGGCCGGGCAGCAGCCGCCCAGCTCGGAGGTCGGGGCGCAGAACTCGCACGGCACCGACCACAGTTGGGCGAGCCAGCACGGTGCCTGGTACGGCGGGCTGATGAACGCCTGGTACTACGCCAAGGGCGGCCCGCAGACCCTGGGCTACCTGAACCGGTCGGACCTGCCGTTCCACTACGCGCTGGCCGATGCGTACACCATCGGCGACGCCTACCACTGCTCGGTGCTCAGCGCGACCGGCCCGAACCGCACCTACCACTGGAGCGGCACGATCGACGCCCAGAAGAAGTACAGCGGTTTCACCGCGTACGACGGCGGCGACGAACTCGGCGAGAACCTGCTGTGGCAGTCCTACGCGGAGACGCTGCAGACCGCCGGGGTCAGCTGGAAGGTCTACCAGGGCACCGACAACTACGGCGACAACGCGCTCCAGTACTTCAAGAACTTCGCCCAGTACGACCCGTCGCAGGGCGGCACCGCCGCGCCCGGCAACGTCCTGTACGACAACGGCGTGGCCACTGTGCCGGAGCCGAACGACTACGAGACCGGCAACGCCGACAACCTGGCCCTGGCGATCAAGAAGGACGTGCTGGCCGGCACGCTGCCGAAGGTGTCCTGGGTGGTCACCAACCAGCAGTACTCCGAGCACCCGGACGGCGCTCCGACCGACGGCGCCTACTACGTGCACCAGGTGCTCCAGGCGCTCAACGCCGACCCGGACGTCTTCAACTCGACGCTGGTCATCATCAACTTCGACGAGAACGACGGCGGCTTCGACCACGTCCCGCCGCCGGTGCCCGCCCCCGGCGAGACGGACGAGTTCGTCAGCGGCACCGACCTGACCTCGTACGGCCTCACCGCGCCCGCGCCGGTCGGTCTCGGCTTCCGGGTTCCGCTGCTGCTGATCTCGCCGTGGACCCGCGGCGGTTGGGTCACCTCGGAGGTCTCCGACCACACCTCGGTGCTCCAGTTCCTGGAGAAGTGGACCGGCGCGTTCGGCAAGCCGGCGATCAGCCCCAACATCAGCTCCTGGCGCCGCCGGGTCTGCGGCGACCTCACCGACGCCTTCGACTTCAGCAAGCCGGTGTACGGCCTGCCGCACCTGCCCGACCTCGCCCCCATCGGTGAGCCGCAGAGCTACTCCCCGCCGGTCACCACCAACGCGCTGCCCACGCAGGAGCCGGGTGTCAAGCGGGCCCGCGCGCTGCCGTACCAGCCGAACGCGAACCTCGTCGGCTTCACCACCGGCGGTGGATCGGCCACGGCGGACCTGGCCTTCAGCAACAACAGCCCGCACGCCAGGAAGGCGAGCCACTTCTCGGTCTACAACAACCTGGCCGGGACCCCGTCGCTCACCGAGTACCCGGCGAAGTTCCCCGGCCAGTACACGGTCGACCCGACGCACTCGCGTGCGAACCCGACCGTCGCCGGGATCGCCCCGGTCGGCGCGGCCGAGGGCGACACCGCGTACGACGTCACCGTCACCGGACCGAACCGGTTCCTGCGGCACTTCACCGGCGACATCGACGCCGCGGGCCGGACCGCGCAGGTGGAAGCGCGCTACGTCGGGGACGACCGCGGCTCCAAGCCGAAGCTCGTGCTGACCTTGACCAACGACGGCGACCACCCGGTGACCTTCACCGTCGTGTCGAACCAGTACCTCGACCAGCGCCCGGCGAGCTACCGCGTCGCCGCGCACGGCCGCACCACCCACACGGTCGACCCGCTGCACCGCAGCGAGGGCTGGTACGACCTGTCCGTGACGCTGAGCACCGACAGCAGCTGGTCGCGCCACTACGTCGGCCACCTGGAGGACGGCTCCGACAGCGTCACCGGCTGA
- a CDS encoding NHL repeat-containing protein: MAIQLPKVRRRSRTGLAAVLALLVLAALGSASARAATSAPHTTATAAVAAATPPGAVGTLSASSASVLQGQPITFDYSLPASAVQADNWIGIYADPGCGPVNQVEDCASTAYNWVTNGSGTSSFSTSALAPGSYIAYFLYDNGYTWLAQPVPFTVAAAPGTLSVRNSVVTQGQSVTFDYSIPAAKVLSNNWIGLYGNPGNGPVNQAYVGSSTSYNWVANASGSSTFSTAHLAPGKYVAYFLYDNGYTWLASPVTFTVQAAAPPGTLTAEESTVRQGQQITFDYSVPAAQVQSENWVGLYSNPGCGPVNQVSVCGSTTYNWVTNGSGSTTFSTGSLAPGNYIAYFLYDNGYTWLADPVTFTVTAVPPVAPPTYKTAFGTGLGDPQGIAVDAKNNVWVTDNGRNRYQEYSAKGKLLRSFSRSGDGRLNGPTAIALDQVGNVYVADTGDNRVVEYTAKGAFVRAYTTAGGTALSRPQGVAVDAAGDLFVSDTGNSRVLEFGPTGAYLKALTSGLGRPEGLSLDKSGDLYVADAGLADSGPDQVIAFSPSGAVLDRIGGSTSSDLGGLSNPSDVAVDASGHLFVTEPDFNMAMEFDTDGPYLNEFGAVGPGELANAVAVAVAPDGQVYVADSGNSRVVEFTPAPAG; this comes from the coding sequence TTGGCCATACAGCTGCCCAAGGTGCGGCGCCGCTCGCGCACCGGTCTGGCCGCCGTACTGGCGCTGCTGGTGCTGGCGGCACTCGGCAGCGCGAGTGCTCGCGCCGCCACATCCGCGCCCCACACCACCGCCACCGCCGCGGTCGCCGCCGCCACCCCGCCCGGGGCCGTCGGCACCCTGTCCGCCTCGTCGGCCTCGGTCCTGCAGGGCCAGCCGATCACCTTCGACTACAGCCTCCCCGCCTCCGCCGTGCAGGCGGACAACTGGATCGGGATCTACGCCGACCCCGGTTGCGGCCCGGTCAACCAGGTGGAGGACTGCGCCTCCACCGCGTACAACTGGGTGACCAACGGCTCGGGGACGTCGAGCTTCAGCACCTCCGCCCTGGCGCCGGGGAGCTACATCGCGTACTTCCTCTACGACAACGGCTACACCTGGCTCGCGCAGCCGGTCCCGTTCACCGTCGCCGCCGCGCCGGGAACGCTCTCGGTGCGGAACTCCGTGGTCACCCAGGGCCAGTCGGTCACGTTCGACTACAGCATCCCGGCCGCCAAGGTCCTGTCCAACAACTGGATCGGCCTGTACGGAAACCCGGGCAACGGCCCGGTCAACCAGGCGTACGTGGGCTCCTCCACCAGCTACAACTGGGTCGCCAACGCCTCCGGCAGCTCCACCTTCAGCACGGCGCACCTGGCGCCGGGGAAGTACGTCGCGTACTTCCTCTACGACAACGGCTACACCTGGCTGGCCAGCCCGGTCACCTTCACGGTGCAGGCGGCCGCGCCGCCCGGGACGCTGACCGCGGAGGAGAGCACGGTCCGACAGGGGCAGCAGATCACCTTCGACTACAGCGTCCCGGCCGCCCAGGTGCAGTCCGAGAACTGGGTCGGGCTGTACTCGAACCCCGGCTGCGGGCCGGTGAACCAGGTGTCCGTCTGCGGTTCCACCACCTACAACTGGGTGACCAACGGCTCGGGCTCGACCACCTTCAGCACCGGCAGCCTGGCGCCGGGGAACTACATCGCGTACTTCCTCTACGACAACGGCTACACCTGGCTGGCCGACCCGGTCACCTTCACCGTGACCGCCGTGCCGCCGGTCGCCCCGCCCACCTACAAGACCGCGTTCGGAACCGGTCTGGGCGACCCGCAGGGGATCGCCGTCGACGCCAAGAACAACGTCTGGGTCACCGACAACGGCCGGAACCGCTACCAGGAGTACTCCGCGAAGGGCAAGCTGCTCCGCAGCTTCAGCCGGTCGGGTGACGGTCGGCTGAACGGCCCGACCGCGATCGCGCTGGACCAGGTCGGCAACGTCTACGTCGCCGACACCGGGGACAACCGGGTGGTGGAGTACACCGCCAAGGGCGCGTTCGTGCGCGCGTACACCACCGCCGGCGGGACCGCGCTGAGCCGTCCGCAGGGCGTGGCCGTGGACGCTGCCGGCGACCTGTTCGTCAGCGACACCGGCAACAGCCGGGTCCTGGAGTTCGGACCCACCGGTGCCTACCTGAAGGCGCTGACCTCGGGCCTGGGCCGACCGGAGGGCCTGTCCCTGGACAAGTCCGGTGACCTCTACGTCGCCGACGCCGGACTCGCCGACTCGGGCCCGGACCAGGTGATCGCGTTCTCGCCGTCCGGTGCCGTGCTGGACCGGATCGGCGGCAGCACCAGCAGCGACCTCGGCGGCCTGTCGAACCCCAGTGACGTCGCCGTCGACGCCTCGGGGCACCTCTTCGTCACCGAGCCCGACTTCAACATGGCCATGGAGTTCGATACCGACGGCCCGTACCTGAACGAGTTCGGGGCGGTCGGCCCCGGCGAACTGGCCAACGCGGTGGCAGTCGCCGTCGCCCCCGACGGCCAGGTCTACGTCGCCGACAGCGGCAACAGCCGCGTCGTCGAGTTCACCCCCGCCCCCGCCGGCTGA
- a CDS encoding alkaline phosphatase family protein translates to MDLSISRRRLLGSGAAAAAAAASLALPTNVRKALAATGGQARKGRLSDIEHVVILMQENRSFDQYFGTMPGVRGFTDPKAMKLPNGNSVFQQPYASHTDGYLLPFHMDTTTTNAAATPGLSHNWPTQHQAWNNGAMDQWVDAKGAMTMGHFTQADIPFHWALAEAFTVCDNYHCSVLGPTNPNRLYMWTGMIDPRGTGGGPITDNTPAYNNPILSYTTYPERLTAAGVSWQVYQEEDNYDDNALAWFKQYADAPAGSPLAKGGMTHKSAGWFEYDAKHDRLPQVSWLVAPSTQSEHPDWTPAGGAEYISSKLNAIAANPDVWAKTLFILTYDENDGYFDHALPPTPPAGTPDEFIDGVPIGAGFRVPTIVVSPWSAGGHVDSTVMDHTSLIRILERRFGVKEPNISAYRRSTMGDFTSSLQFGGNPARFPKGNPQLQAATIAQEFLTTQQEVAKNPSPQVPSGAQSMPTQG, encoded by the coding sequence ATGGACCTCTCGATCTCCCGCCGCCGACTCCTCGGCTCCGGCGCGGCGGCAGCGGCGGCAGCGGCGTCGCTGGCCCTCCCGACGAACGTGCGCAAGGCGCTCGCCGCGACCGGCGGACAGGCCCGCAAGGGCCGCCTCTCCGACATCGAGCACGTGGTCATCCTGATGCAGGAGAACCGCAGCTTCGACCAGTACTTCGGCACCATGCCCGGGGTGCGCGGCTTCACCGACCCCAAGGCCATGAAGCTGCCGAACGGCAACTCCGTGTTCCAGCAGCCCTACGCCTCGCACACGGACGGCTACCTGCTGCCCTTCCACATGGACACCACCACCACCAACGCCGCGGCCACGCCCGGCCTGTCGCACAACTGGCCGACCCAGCACCAGGCCTGGAACAACGGCGCGATGGACCAGTGGGTCGACGCCAAGGGCGCGATGACCATGGGCCACTTCACCCAGGCCGACATCCCGTTCCACTGGGCCCTGGCCGAGGCCTTCACCGTCTGCGACAACTACCACTGCTCGGTGCTGGGCCCGACCAACCCCAACCGGCTCTACATGTGGACCGGCATGATCGACCCCCGCGGCACCGGCGGCGGCCCGATAACCGACAACACCCCCGCGTACAACAACCCGATCCTCAGCTACACCACCTACCCGGAACGGCTCACCGCGGCCGGTGTCTCCTGGCAGGTGTACCAGGAGGAGGACAACTACGACGACAACGCCCTCGCCTGGTTCAAGCAGTACGCCGACGCACCGGCCGGGTCCCCGCTCGCCAAGGGCGGCATGACGCACAAGTCGGCCGGCTGGTTCGAGTACGACGCCAAGCACGACCGGCTGCCGCAGGTCTCCTGGCTGGTCGCCCCGTCGACGCAGTCCGAGCACCCGGACTGGACCCCGGCCGGTGGCGCCGAGTACATCTCGTCCAAGCTGAACGCGATCGCCGCCAATCCCGACGTCTGGGCGAAGACGCTGTTCATCCTGACCTACGACGAGAACGACGGCTACTTCGACCACGCGCTGCCGCCGACCCCGCCCGCCGGGACCCCGGACGAGTTCATCGACGGCGTGCCGATCGGCGCCGGGTTCCGGGTGCCGACGATCGTCGTCTCGCCCTGGTCGGCCGGTGGCCACGTCGACTCCACGGTCATGGACCACACCTCGTTGATCCGGATCCTGGAGCGCCGCTTCGGCGTGAAGGAGCCCAACATCAGCGCCTACCGCCGGTCCACCATGGGCGACTTCACCTCCTCGCTGCAGTTCGGCGGGAACCCGGCCCGCTTCCCCAAGGGCAACCCGCAGCTTCAGGCGGCGACCATCGCCCAGGAGTTCCTGACCACCCAGCAGGAGGTGGCCAAGAACCCCAGCCCGCAGGTGCCCAGCGGAGCCCAGAGCATGCCCACCCAGGGCTGA
- a CDS encoding MFS transporter has translation MSILRRTFEGVRGLGPGMRVLFVTTLIMQTGTVAFPFLTAYLVGRNRYSGPQVGLVVACYGIGALAADLCAGPLLRALRPRTVMAAGLVGNAVTVACLPFVHGAGELMAATAVWGFCYEIFMPASYLETIQQSSERDRRIAFSFNRLAINLGMGVGPVAGAALFVWRPAVLFWLNACAVLAAAVYLVSRPAADARPAADPGPAPAPTGPGTGRRDRRFWTILALSVPIHCAYALPLTFLSAYVVHDLRLSSLWVGAIFAVSAGSIVLFEIPLNTAMRDTSAFRSLTIGYALAAAGFALMGAARSGPALLGTTLLWTVAEMMVFPSLIHYVSQVSAPGRESRNLGLYSAVMNIGLITAPQLGILLADHTGSASPWYLAGLGIAAALAALLLLSRSPGLVLRTTRPD, from the coding sequence ATGTCGATTCTGCGGCGCACATTCGAGGGGGTGCGCGGGCTCGGGCCCGGAATGCGGGTCCTGTTCGTCACCACACTGATCATGCAGACCGGAACGGTGGCGTTCCCCTTCCTCACCGCCTACCTGGTGGGCCGGAACCGGTACTCCGGCCCCCAGGTGGGTCTCGTCGTCGCCTGCTACGGCATCGGGGCGCTCGCCGCTGACCTGTGCGCGGGTCCGCTGCTGCGGGCGCTGCGACCGCGCACCGTCATGGCCGCGGGACTCGTCGGCAACGCGGTGACGGTGGCCTGCCTGCCCTTCGTCCATGGAGCCGGGGAGCTCATGGCGGCGACCGCGGTCTGGGGGTTCTGCTACGAGATCTTCATGCCGGCCTCCTACCTGGAGACCATCCAGCAGTCCTCCGAACGGGACCGCCGGATCGCCTTCTCCTTCAACCGGCTCGCCATCAACCTCGGCATGGGTGTCGGCCCGGTGGCCGGCGCCGCGCTCTTCGTCTGGCGGCCCGCCGTGCTCTTCTGGCTCAACGCCTGCGCCGTCCTCGCCGCCGCGGTCTACCTCGTCTCCCGCCCCGCCGCCGACGCCCGCCCGGCCGCCGACCCGGGCCCGGCCCCGGCCCCGACCGGGCCCGGCACCGGCCGACGCGACCGCAGGTTCTGGACCATCCTCGCGTTGAGCGTCCCGATCCACTGCGCGTACGCGCTGCCGCTGACCTTCCTCAGCGCGTACGTGGTGCATGACCTCCGCCTCTCCAGCCTGTGGGTGGGGGCGATCTTCGCGGTCAGCGCCGGGAGCATCGTGCTGTTCGAGATCCCGCTGAACACGGCGATGCGCGACACCAGTGCGTTCCGTTCGCTGACCATCGGGTACGCGCTGGCCGCCGCCGGTTTCGCGCTGATGGGCGCGGCCCGGTCGGGGCCCGCGCTGCTGGGCACGACCCTGCTGTGGACCGTGGCCGAGATGATGGTCTTCCCGAGCCTCATCCACTACGTCTCCCAGGTCTCGGCCCCAGGGCGGGAGTCGAGGAACCTGGGCCTGTACTCGGCGGTGATGAACATCGGGCTGATCACCGCCCCGCAGCTCGGCATCCTGCTGGCCGACCACACCGGCTCGGCGAGCCCCTGGTACCTCGCCGGCCTCGGCATCGCGGCCGCCCTCGCCGCCCTCCTGCTGCTCTCCCGCAGCCCGGGCCTCGTCCTGCGGACGACCCGACCCGACTGA
- a CDS encoding ATP-grasp domain-containing protein produces MPVSPPTAVIVDGYYNASSLPPVFARRGVRVVHVQSTPEPIQDWLPPDLDAYAEHIVHTDDESTVRRLAVHDPVCVIAGAEPGVPLADRLSELMGLPGNGSRLSEARRNKFTMMETLRAAGVRAVSQFKSPEVEPVLSWVAEHGTFPVVVKPLSSCNTDGVVICFTMDEVRRAAREVLATRDAFGLPNTEVLVQAYLDGDEYIVDTVSRDGQHFVSSVWKYEKTLVNGKNLYDKDILLAPEAAPVPELVAYVGTVLDALNIRHGAAHSEVKLTSAGPRLVETGARMSGGMHPDLHDVCLGQNQADLVAMAYTAPEAFLADHAGRSYTRRQPAMGYTVATDVAGIVRAIDAEAVRQINALPTVHRTVLNLAPGERIRPTVDLGTCTMRVYLTGPTDEAMLADYARVRDLKDRVYLV; encoded by the coding sequence ATGCCCGTGAGCCCTCCCACCGCCGTCATCGTCGACGGCTACTACAACGCGAGTTCACTGCCCCCGGTCTTCGCCCGCCGGGGCGTCCGGGTGGTGCACGTCCAGAGCACCCCCGAGCCGATCCAGGACTGGCTGCCGCCCGACCTCGACGCGTACGCGGAGCACATCGTCCACACGGACGACGAGTCGACGGTCCGGCGACTGGCCGTCCACGACCCGGTCTGCGTCATCGCCGGAGCGGAGCCCGGGGTGCCGCTGGCCGACCGGCTGAGCGAGCTGATGGGGCTGCCCGGCAACGGATCACGCCTGTCCGAGGCGCGCCGGAACAAGTTCACCATGATGGAGACGCTGCGCGCGGCCGGGGTCCGGGCCGTCAGCCAGTTCAAGAGCCCGGAGGTGGAGCCCGTCCTCTCCTGGGTCGCCGAGCACGGCACGTTCCCGGTCGTGGTGAAGCCCCTCAGCTCGTGCAACACCGACGGCGTCGTCATCTGCTTCACCATGGACGAGGTCCGGCGCGCGGCACGGGAGGTGCTGGCCACCCGGGACGCCTTCGGCCTGCCGAACACCGAGGTCCTGGTCCAGGCGTACCTGGACGGCGACGAGTACATCGTGGACACCGTCAGCCGCGACGGGCAGCACTTCGTCAGCAGCGTCTGGAAGTACGAGAAGACGCTGGTGAACGGCAAGAACCTGTACGACAAGGACATCCTGCTGGCGCCGGAGGCAGCGCCGGTCCCGGAGCTCGTCGCCTACGTGGGCACGGTGCTGGACGCCCTGAACATCCGGCACGGCGCCGCGCACAGCGAGGTCAAGCTGACCTCCGCCGGGCCGAGGCTGGTGGAGACCGGCGCCCGGATGAGCGGCGGCATGCACCCGGACCTGCACGACGTGTGCCTCGGGCAGAACCAGGCCGACCTCGTCGCCATGGCCTACACCGCACCGGAGGCGTTCCTGGCGGACCACGCGGGCCGCAGCTACACGCGACGGCAGCCCGCCATGGGCTACACCGTCGCCACGGACGTCGCGGGCATCGTCCGGGCCATCGACGCGGAGGCGGTCCGGCAGATCAACGCCCTGCCGACGGTGCACCGGACGGTGCTGAACCTGGCCCCGGGCGAGCGCATCCGGCCGACCGTCGACCTGGGGACCTGCACCATGCGGGTCTACCTGACCGGCCCCACCGACGAGGCGATGCTCGCGGACTACGCCCGGGTCCGCGACCTCAAGGACCGGGTCTACCTGGTCTGA
- the panD gene encoding aspartate 1-decarboxylase, with the protein MYLTMLKSKVHRATVTQADLHYVGSLTLCGDLMAAAGLLPGEKVDIVDINNGNRLSTYLIEGPKGSGVVGINGAAARLINVGDLVIIIAYRMCPEAEASRITPQVVFVDERNRITSMGTDPAATGELTGALRGDLVRPGV; encoded by the coding sequence ATGTACCTGACCATGCTGAAGTCCAAGGTCCACCGTGCCACCGTGACCCAGGCCGACCTCCACTACGTCGGGTCGCTCACGCTCTGCGGCGACCTGATGGCCGCCGCCGGGCTGCTGCCCGGCGAGAAGGTCGACATCGTCGACATCAACAACGGCAACCGGCTGTCCACCTACCTGATCGAGGGGCCCAAGGGCTCTGGAGTCGTCGGCATCAACGGCGCGGCGGCGCGGCTGATCAACGTCGGCGACCTGGTGATCATCATCGCCTACCGGATGTGCCCCGAGGCCGAGGCGAGCAGGATCACGCCGCAGGTGGTGTTCGTCGACGAGCGGAACCGGATCACCTCGATGGGCACGGACCCCGCCGCGACCGGCGAGCTCACCGGAGCGCTCCGCGGCGACCTGGTGCGCCCCGGCGTCTGA
- a CDS encoding ornithine carbamoyltransferase produces the protein MPQTSSPVVPHAADPSRPAAARRHLLSLADLSDDELYALVHRSSEHARGAVPLTGQLGGRVVGTYFRTTSTRTRTAFSVAALRLGAQLIAYGPKDLQENTGETADDTGRVLGLMLDGLVARTSASAQELRSIAAWDTMSVVNAMTEDEHPTQGVTDLSAMLTAVGRLEGLRVLYVGEGNNTAVALALALTRYPGAELHLRTPPGYGLPPAALRRGQEYAAAHGAVLDEQHHMDGLPPQVDIVYTTRWQTTGTTKPDPEWRQVFRPFQVDAALMDRCPAAVFMHDLPAHRGEEVEAGVLDGDRSIAFQQAAHKLYGAMAVLEWYLA, from the coding sequence ATGCCACAGACGAGTTCCCCCGTAGTCCCGCACGCCGCCGACCCGTCCCGACCGGCCGCCGCCCGGCGCCACCTGCTGTCGCTGGCGGACCTGTCCGACGACGAGCTGTACGCGCTGGTGCACCGGTCGAGCGAGCACGCGCGCGGCGCCGTCCCGCTGACCGGGCAACTGGGCGGACGGGTGGTGGGGACGTACTTCCGGACCACCTCCACCCGGACCCGCACCGCGTTCTCCGTCGCCGCGCTGCGACTCGGCGCCCAGCTGATCGCCTACGGCCCGAAGGACCTCCAGGAGAACACCGGTGAGACCGCCGACGACACCGGCCGGGTGCTCGGCCTGATGCTGGACGGCCTGGTCGCCCGCACCTCGGCGAGCGCCCAGGAACTGCGCTCGATCGCCGCCTGGGACACCATGTCCGTGGTCAACGCGATGACCGAGGACGAACATCCCACCCAGGGCGTCACCGACCTGTCCGCCATGCTGACGGCCGTCGGCAGGCTGGAGGGCCTGCGGGTGCTGTACGTGGGGGAGGGCAACAACACCGCCGTCGCCCTGGCGCTGGCGCTGACCCGCTACCCGGGCGCCGAACTGCACCTGCGGACCCCGCCCGGCTACGGCCTGCCTCCGGCGGCCCTGCGCCGCGGCCAGGAGTACGCCGCGGCGCACGGAGCGGTGCTCGACGAACAGCACCACATGGACGGGTTGCCGCCCCAGGTGGACATCGTCTACACCACCCGCTGGCAGACCACCGGGACCACCAAGCCCGACCCCGAGTGGCGGCAGGTGTTCCGCCCGTTCCAGGTGGACGCCGCGCTCATGGACCGCTGCCCGGCGGCGGTCTTCATGCACGACCTGCCGGCGCACCGGGGCGAGGAGGTCGAGGCCGGGGTGCTCGACGGGGACCGCAGCATCGCCTTCCAGCAGGCGGCGCACAAGCTCTACGGCGCGATGGCGGTCCTGGAGTGGTACTTGGCCTGA